Proteins from a genomic interval of Candidatus Rubidus massiliensis:
- the thrZ_1 gene encoding Threonine--tRNA ligase 2, protein MQITLKDGALYEVPEGTTAKELADRLNLKGPHQALGVNINGKNFDLSTPLQDKDKVIFWEFDDLEGKEIYWHTSAHVLAQAILRIFPNAKPTIGPPIENGFYYDFADLTISDEDFKKIEEEMQKIIGENYISQREVFASKEEALKNFENNPFKVELIESFAPGDLLTGYRQGEFFDLCRGPHLHNLGKIKSLKLLKTSGAYWRGDAKNPMLTRIYGITFPDKKLLKEYLTQLEEAKKRDHKIIGPRLDLFSLKEEAPGMPFIHPKGLIVWNQLLSYLRECLDKGNYVEIKTPTLMTRELWELSGHWKNYRQNMFTSQIEERDFAIKPMNCPGCMLFYKSTNHSYRELPLRVAEIGNVHRYEPSGSLTGLFRVRSFHQDDAHIFMKPTDIQDEIVKVLNLAHEIYTTFGLEYHLELSTKPESNTIGSDEDWEIATKGLQGALDQTGRAYKINPGDGAFYGPKIDFHIKDAIKRTWQCGTIQLDMALPERFELEYTASDGTKQRPIMIHRAIFGSIERFFGILIEHFVGRFPLWLSPRQICILTVADRHIPYAETVLKKFKDNGFHAELDDSSESVSKKVRNAQINQFNYILTIGDKEVENQTFNLRTRENAVLGEISLSEFLEKIKTERELRKLHSPFHLMANQVNN, encoded by the coding sequence ATGCAAATCACATTAAAAGATGGCGCACTATATGAAGTACCAGAAGGTACTACTGCAAAAGAACTAGCCGATCGATTAAATTTAAAAGGACCCCATCAAGCTCTTGGAGTAAATATTAATGGAAAAAATTTTGATCTTTCTACTCCACTACAAGACAAAGATAAAGTAATTTTTTGGGAATTCGACGACCTTGAAGGGAAGGAAATTTACTGGCATACTTCAGCTCACGTTTTAGCCCAAGCAATTTTAAGAATATTTCCTAATGCAAAACCAACTATCGGGCCTCCCATCGAAAATGGATTTTATTATGATTTTGCCGATCTTACCATATCAGATGAGGATTTTAAGAAAATTGAAGAAGAGATGCAAAAAATTATTGGAGAGAATTATATCTCCCAAAGAGAAGTTTTTGCCTCCAAAGAAGAAGCCCTTAAGAATTTTGAAAATAATCCATTTAAAGTGGAACTAATTGAAAGTTTCGCACCAGGTGATTTATTAACAGGTTATCGTCAAGGGGAATTTTTTGATTTATGTCGAGGACCTCACCTTCACAACCTTGGCAAAATTAAATCTTTAAAGCTATTAAAAACGTCTGGTGCTTATTGGAGAGGTGATGCAAAAAATCCTATGCTAACTAGGATATATGGAATTACTTTTCCTGATAAAAAACTTCTTAAAGAATATCTAACCCAATTGGAAGAAGCTAAAAAAAGAGATCACAAAATCATAGGTCCTCGCCTAGATTTATTTTCTTTAAAAGAAGAAGCTCCCGGGATGCCTTTCATCCATCCTAAAGGCTTAATCGTTTGGAATCAACTTTTGAGCTATCTTAGGGAATGTTTAGATAAAGGCAACTACGTCGAAATTAAAACTCCTACTTTAATGACAAGAGAACTTTGGGAGCTATCAGGGCATTGGAAAAACTATAGACAAAATATGTTTACCTCTCAAATCGAAGAAAGAGATTTTGCTATAAAACCAATGAATTGCCCTGGGTGTATGCTGTTTTATAAATCTACAAATCACAGCTATAGAGAACTACCCCTTAGAGTGGCCGAAATTGGAAATGTGCATCGGTATGAACCATCCGGTTCCTTAACAGGACTATTTCGCGTGCGCAGTTTCCACCAAGATGACGCCCACATTTTTATGAAGCCAACAGATATTCAAGATGAAATTGTTAAAGTTTTAAATTTAGCGCATGAAATTTATACAACCTTTGGTCTTGAATACCATTTAGAATTATCAACCAAACCTGAAAGTAACACAATTGGTTCTGATGAAGATTGGGAAATAGCAACTAAAGGGCTTCAAGGGGCTTTAGATCAAACAGGAAGAGCTTATAAAATAAATCCAGGTGACGGAGCCTTTTATGGACCAAAAATTGATTTCCATATTAAGGACGCGATTAAAAGAACTTGGCAATGTGGTACCATTCAATTAGACATGGCGCTACCTGAGCGTTTTGAATTAGAATATACTGCATCAGATGGTACTAAACAAAGACCCATTATGATCCATCGCGCTATATTTGGATCAATTGAAAGATTTTTTGGTATTTTAATTGAGCATTTTGTAGGGCGCTTTCCACTATGGCTAAGTCCAAGACAAATTTGTATTTTAACTGTAGCCGATAGACACATCCCTTATGCTGAAACAGTGTTAAAAAAATTTAAAGATAACGGTTTTCATGCAGAATTAGATGACTCAAGTGAATCTGTTAGCAAAAAGGTTCGCAATGCTCAAATTAATCAATTTAATTACATTTTGACCATCGGTGATAAAGAAGTTGAAAATCAAACCTTCAATTTAAGAACACGTGAAAATGCAGTTTTAGGAGAAATCTCTTTAAGTGAGTTTTTAGAAAAAATTAAAACTGAAAGAGAGCTTAGAAAATTACATTCTCCTTTTCATCTAATGGCTAATCAAGTAAATAATTAA
- the lplT gene encoding Lysophospholipid transporter LplT — protein sequence MLNKFIRKFSSFTYLNVTQFLGALNDNIYKLLIVYFFIQIDGIENSHTILATTGITFVLPFLLFSSFSGTLADRFSKRNIIVFTKIFELVIMLIGLVAFIFESRLGSYFVLFLLATQSAIFGPSKYGILPEIVASEKISSANGLMTSFTFLAIIFGTFFASFILDISGKSFLFASIFCISVALIGMITSFCIEYTLPAGSKKKFNIDILYEIFTTLKIAKKQPSLLTAIVGSAFFLFLAAFFQLNMIPFAVQSLQLTDVQGGYLFLITALGIGVGAVLAGKICGKSVELGLIPVSGIVIIICCFFLDALSHSLFAVVPLVFLLGLFGGMFEIPLDSYIQIASPQKYRGQIVAATNFLSFFGVLLASVLVYLLTEVFNLQADKGFTIIGSLTLIMTSVLSYYFFDYFTRFICTILSFLHFRISYEGKENIPEKPAIYVCNHTDWNDTLIMLGAQRRRLRFFIEQEQSHSKVMKRLYRLLRVYLIHGIQPLEKNKLCLTVIKNNLKKGISVCIFVNNEDIATEIEKLKHSYSFREILDETTYPIVPVIIEKGEKNKKPRFFKRMMEKFRVPAYVSFGLMIKGNHKLEENEAEFSEFNFEEVFQY from the coding sequence ATGCTTAATAAATTTATAAGAAAGTTTTCTTCTTTTACTTATTTAAACGTTACCCAATTTTTGGGGGCTTTAAACGACAATATTTACAAACTTCTAATCGTATACTTTTTTATTCAAATTGATGGTATTGAAAACAGTCATACTATTTTAGCTACAACCGGTATAACATTCGTACTTCCTTTTTTATTATTTTCTTCTTTTTCAGGTACTTTAGCTGACCGTTTTAGCAAAAGAAATATCATTGTATTTACGAAGATTTTTGAATTAGTCATCATGTTGATCGGATTAGTTGCCTTTATTTTTGAATCGCGACTAGGTTCTTATTTCGTTCTCTTCTTGCTAGCCACCCAAAGTGCTATTTTTGGCCCTTCTAAGTATGGTATCTTACCTGAAATAGTAGCTTCAGAGAAAATATCTAGCGCTAATGGGCTTATGACTTCATTTACCTTCTTAGCCATCATTTTTGGTACTTTTTTTGCTTCATTTATTTTGGATATATCAGGCAAAAGTTTTCTTTTTGCTTCTATTTTTTGTATAAGCGTTGCGCTTATTGGGATGATAACAAGCTTTTGCATAGAGTATACTTTACCGGCCGGATCTAAAAAAAAGTTTAACATCGATATTTTATATGAAATATTTACAACTTTAAAAATTGCTAAAAAACAACCTTCTCTTTTAACAGCTATTGTTGGTTCAGCATTTTTTTTATTTTTAGCAGCTTTCTTTCAGTTAAACATGATTCCTTTTGCTGTCCAATCTTTACAACTGACCGACGTACAAGGAGGCTATCTCTTTTTGATCACGGCTCTCGGAATTGGGGTTGGGGCTGTTTTAGCTGGAAAAATCTGTGGAAAATCGGTCGAGCTTGGTTTAATTCCAGTTTCTGGTATTGTCATTATTATTTGCTGTTTTTTCCTAGACGCCTTGTCTCATAGTCTCTTTGCCGTTGTACCTCTTGTATTCTTACTAGGTCTTTTTGGTGGAATGTTTGAAATACCGTTGGATTCTTATATTCAAATTGCAAGCCCACAAAAGTATAGGGGTCAAATCGTTGCAGCAACTAATTTTTTAAGCTTTTTTGGAGTTTTACTAGCTTCTGTATTAGTTTACTTATTGACTGAAGTTTTTAACTTACAAGCTGATAAAGGATTTACCATTATAGGTAGCTTAACGCTTATCATGACTAGTGTGCTTTCTTATTACTTTTTTGATTATTTTACACGCTTCATTTGTACAATTTTGTCCTTTCTTCATTTTAGAATTTCTTATGAAGGCAAAGAGAATATTCCGGAAAAGCCCGCTATTTATGTGTGCAATCACACTGATTGGAATGATACGTTAATTATGCTTGGAGCACAAAGAAGAAGGCTTCGTTTCTTTATTGAACAAGAACAGAGCCATAGCAAAGTAATGAAAAGATTATATAGATTATTAAGAGTCTATTTAATTCATGGAATTCAGCCTTTAGAAAAAAATAAACTTTGCTTAACCGTTATTAAAAATAACCTTAAAAAGGGGATTTCGGTTTGTATATTTGTGAATAATGAAGATATAGCAACTGAAATAGAAAAATTAAAACACTCTTATAGTTTTAGAGAAATCTTAGATGAAACGACTTATCCCATTGTTCCGGTTATTATTGAAAAAGGGGAGAAAAACAAAAAACCTCGCTTCTTTAAACGAATGATGGAAAAATTCAGAGTGCCAGCTTACGTATCCTTTGGTTTAATGATTAAGGGCAATCATAAGCTAGAAGAAAATGAAGCCGAATTTTCTGAATTTAACTTTGAAGAAGTGTTTCAATACTAG